One Microcoleus sp. AS-A8 DNA window includes the following coding sequences:
- a CDS encoding NAD(P)H-quinone oxidoreductase subunit 4, whose amino-acid sequence MLNSQFPWLTTIILLPLLAALAIPVLPDKEGRTVRLYALGVGLIDFALTIYTFCNHYDLQSSTFQLVETYPWIPQLGLNWSVAVDGLSMPLIVLTGLVTTLATLAAWRVTQKPKLFYALLLILYSAQIGVFAAQDLLLFFLIWELELVPVYLLISIWGGKKRLYAATKFILYTAAGSIFILVAALAMAFYGDTVTFDMQQLAHKHYPIAFELLAYTGFLIAFGVKLPIFPLHTWLPDAHSEASAPISMILAGVLLKMGGYGLIRMNMEMLPNAHIHFAPVLAILGIVNIVYGAFTAFAQENLKRRLAYSSISHMGFVLLGIACFNDLGINGAMLQMLSHGLIAAALFFLSGVAYDRTHTLWMEEMGGMAKTMPKAFALFTAGSMASLALPGMSGFVGELSIFLGITTSDAYNPAFKVVMVLLAAVGLILTPIYLLSMLRRVFYGNANPELKVEKYLGDANPREIFITACLLVPIIGIGLYPKMLTQTYDVKTVAIAAQVRHALPVIAQDSSRLYSETFTAPQLPTHQPQPLLGIVQPISGSR is encoded by the coding sequence ATGCTTAATAGTCAATTTCCCTGGCTGACCACTATTATTCTGTTGCCCCTATTAGCCGCTCTAGCGATTCCCGTCCTACCGGATAAAGAAGGTAGAACCGTCCGCTTGTATGCGCTTGGGGTGGGTTTAATTGATTTTGCCTTAACGATTTACACCTTTTGCAACCACTACGATTTACAAAGCTCCACATTCCAACTGGTTGAAACCTACCCTTGGATACCCCAGTTGGGATTGAATTGGTCAGTTGCCGTCGATGGTTTGTCGATGCCACTAATTGTCCTCACTGGCTTAGTGACAACCCTCGCTACCCTAGCCGCCTGGAGAGTCACCCAGAAACCCAAGCTGTTTTATGCCCTCCTCCTGATTCTGTACAGCGCTCAGATTGGCGTCTTTGCGGCTCAGGATTTACTATTGTTCTTCTTAATTTGGGAACTAGAATTAGTTCCGGTTTATCTGCTTATCTCTATCTGGGGCGGGAAAAAGCGCCTCTATGCAGCGACCAAGTTTATTCTTTATACCGCAGCAGGCTCAATATTTATCTTGGTAGCGGCCTTAGCGATGGCCTTTTATGGCGATACCGTTACCTTTGATATGCAACAGCTAGCGCACAAGCACTATCCCATCGCCTTTGAACTGCTAGCTTATACAGGCTTCTTAATTGCCTTCGGCGTCAAACTCCCGATATTCCCTTTACATACCTGGTTACCGGATGCCCACAGCGAAGCATCTGCCCCCATTTCGATGATTTTGGCGGGTGTGTTGCTGAAAATGGGCGGTTATGGGCTAATTCGCATGAATATGGAAATGCTGCCCAATGCCCATATTCACTTTGCTCCCGTACTCGCGATTTTGGGTATTGTGAATATCGTGTATGGGGCATTCACAGCCTTTGCTCAGGAGAATCTCAAGCGTCGGCTGGCTTACTCTTCAATTTCCCACATGGGCTTTGTTCTCCTTGGCATTGCTTGTTTCAACGACTTGGGAATCAACGGTGCCATGCTGCAAATGCTCTCTCACGGACTGATTGCCGCTGCACTCTTCTTCCTGTCGGGTGTTGCCTATGATCGCACACACACCTTGTGGATGGAAGAAATGGGTGGAATGGCGAAAACCATGCCCAAAGCGTTTGCTTTGTTTACCGCTGGTTCGATGGCGTCTCTCGCGTTGCCAGGGATGAGTGGGTTTGTGGGTGAGTTGTCGATATTCTTAGGAATTACCACCAGTGATGCTTACAATCCAGCCTTCAAAGTTGTGATGGTTTTGTTAGCCGCCGTGGGATTAATCCTCACCCCGATTTATCTCCTCTCCATGCTGCGCCGCGTGTTTTACGGAAACGCAAATCCGGAACTGAAGGTAGAGAAATATTTGGGTGATGCCAATCCTCGCGAAATCTTTATCACCGCTTGCCTGTTGGTGCCGATTATTGGAATTGGTCTGTATCCTAAAATGCTGACGCAGACTTATGATGTGAAGACCGTAGCGATCGCCGCTCAGGTTCGTCATGCGTTGCCCGTGATTGCACAAGATAGCTCTCGCTTGTACTCAGAAACGTTTACAGCACCACAGCTTCCGACACATCAGCCTCAGCCATTGTTGGGTATTGTTCAGCCAATTTCTGGTTCACGGTAA
- a CDS encoding response regulator, whose product MKPEQGRVLVVDDNEANRDLLARRVRRQGHTVTVAEDGVKALELMRQELFDLVLLDIMMPKMNGYQVLEHLKNDPNLRHIPVIVISAVDDINSVVECIELGAEDYLPKPFNAVLLAARIRNCLEKKWLRDQEQFYLQQLQAEQERTDRLLLSILPMPVAEKLKQGHQIIADSFAEVTVLFADIVEFTKLSAHHTPIEIVSLLNHIFSAFDRLAQQHGVEKIKTIGDAYMAVGGLPIPRSNHAEAIAEMAIDMLDVVAQFQGDTYEPLTMRIGINTGPVVAGVIGTNKFIYDLWGDTVNIASRMESFGLASCIQVSSTTYNILQNKYSFKERGVIPIKGKGEMTTYLLTGRQIV is encoded by the coding sequence ATGAAACCTGAACAAGGCCGTGTGTTGGTCGTTGATGATAATGAAGCGAATCGCGACTTGTTGGCGCGTCGGGTGCGACGACAGGGGCACACGGTTACTGTAGCCGAAGATGGAGTCAAAGCACTAGAGCTGATGCGACAAGAGCTGTTTGATCTGGTGCTGCTCGATATTATGATGCCGAAAATGAATGGCTATCAAGTGTTAGAGCATCTCAAAAACGACCCCAACCTGCGCCATATCCCCGTGATTGTGATTTCAGCGGTGGATGATATTAATAGTGTGGTGGAATGTATTGAGCTGGGAGCAGAGGACTATCTCCCTAAGCCCTTCAATGCGGTATTGCTCGCTGCCCGGATTAGGAACTGCTTGGAGAAGAAATGGTTGCGCGATCAAGAGCAATTTTATCTCCAGCAATTGCAAGCAGAACAGGAACGAACGGATCGCTTACTGCTGAGCATTTTGCCCATGCCTGTGGCTGAGAAGTTGAAACAGGGACATCAAATCATTGCCGACAGCTTTGCAGAAGTCACGGTTTTGTTTGCTGACATTGTTGAATTTACCAAGCTTTCGGCTCATCACACGCCCATCGAAATTGTCAGCTTGCTCAATCACATCTTCTCCGCGTTTGATCGATTAGCCCAACAGCATGGGGTAGAGAAGATTAAAACCATTGGCGATGCCTATATGGCGGTTGGGGGCTTGCCCATACCACGGAGCAATCACGCTGAAGCGATCGCAGAAATGGCGATTGATATGCTAGACGTTGTTGCCCAATTTCAGGGAGACACCTATGAGCCGTTAACAATGCGGATCGGGATAAACACTGGCCCCGTTGTCGCTGGGGTGATTGGGACGAACAAGTTTATTTACGATCTATGGGGAGATACCGTGAATATCGCTAGCCGCATGGAATCTTTCGGTTTAGCGAGTTGCATTCAAGTCTCTTCAACAACTTACAATATCTTACAAAATAAATACTCTTTTAAAGAGCGAGGGGTTATCCCGATTAAAGGCAAGGGGGAGATGACAACTTATCTACTTACAGGGCGACAAATCGTTTAA
- a CDS encoding response regulator yields the protein MSKILLVEDNEMNRDMLSRRLQRKGHEVLIALDGIQGIELAQAQQPDLILMDMSLPVMDGWQATQQLKAAPETRGIPIIALTAHAMAGDREKCLEVGCDDYDTKPVEFSRLLAKIQALLEKKLRHET from the coding sequence ATGTCAAAAATCCTGTTGGTTGAAGACAACGAGATGAACCGAGATATGTTATCTCGACGTTTGCAGCGCAAGGGGCATGAAGTTTTGATTGCTCTGGATGGGATACAGGGAATTGAGCTAGCTCAGGCACAGCAGCCTGATCTAATCTTGATGGATATGAGTTTACCTGTCATGGATGGTTGGCAAGCCACGCAGCAACTCAAAGCCGCACCTGAAACCCGTGGGATTCCCATCATTGCCCTAACGGCTCATGCTATGGCGGGCGATCGCGAAAAATGCTTAGAGGTAGGATGCGACGACTACGATACTAAACCCGTCGAGTTTTCGCGTTTACTCGCTAAGATTCAGGCGCTATTAGAGAAAAAGTTACGTCATGAAACCTGA
- a CDS encoding response regulator, whose amino-acid sequence MKKKLNQPVVGKFSLIGLLLIFLLPFAVVVYQLLAEIDVGIKFAQKERLGLQYNQPVRQLLEDVQQHRGMVNGYLKGGTSFEQQINLKRSEIEDDIRAIDLVDQQIGSKLQTTEQWITLKEKWQTLKGKALILNPQESFDAHTALIADILTLISHVGDMSNLILDPVLESYYLMDAAVIKLPSMTENMAQIRGLGTGAIVQKQITAEEKTKITILLGWIEAPNKSLRRGLQVSLTKNPNLRNKLEVYAQESFSSTDVFLDLVEQKIILPKTIDIQFENYFEEATKAIDTQFQLYDQVSTALDGLLEKRINAFSWKKYRVLAFSLLVLAAILYVLWAFTRSQNKRRQSENALRETEEKYRTIFENAVDGIFQTTLDGHYLSANPALARIYGYESPEELIANLTNISKQLYVDPNRRTEFKQLIQKHGTVSDFESQIYGKNGKMSWISESARAVRDTQGTILYYEGAVQDITRRKQAEEELTQSQQRLSFHLEHTSLAVIEWNVNFEVVEWNPAAQAIFGYSKSEAIGRPAVGLIVPENVKEQVSQVWQALLLQQGGTRSTNENVTKDGKVITCDWYNTVLLNDDGKVMGVTSLINDITERERVKAELRQAKEAAEIANCAKSQFLANMSHELRTPLNAIIGYSEMLQEEAEDLEQEDFIPDLQKIHAAGKHLLGLINDILDLSKIEAGRMELYLETFDISAMAEDVVTTLQPLVDKNSNILNIQFGNKLGSMHADLTKVRQSLFNLLSNACKFTQQGTITLTVSRGRGGDGENYSTPIQEEESIGTSSSSLPVISPDWISFQVTDTGIGMTPEQMSRLFEAFTQADASTTRQYGGTGLGLAITKKLCQMMGGDVTVESEVGKGSTFTIHLPAIVLDPKAQPTPSLPLKSTPVPLGAKTILVIDDDPTVHDLMHRFLSKEGFRVASAFSGEEGLLLAQELQPDAITLDVMMPRMDGWAVLSGLKANPELAHIPVIMLTIVDNKNIGYALGASDYLTKPIDRDRLGAILNKYRGERHPCRLLLVEDDAPTREMMRRMLEKEQWTVMEAENGQVALEQMANQQPELILLDLMMPQMDGFTFVNVLQQNEAWRSIPVVILTAKEITAEDRQQLNGYVENILQKGAYTREELLSQVRKLVSGSVS is encoded by the coding sequence TTGAAAAAAAAGCTAAATCAGCCAGTCGTTGGAAAATTCAGCTTAATTGGATTACTTCTCATTTTCCTTCTACCCTTTGCCGTCGTCGTTTATCAACTGCTAGCCGAAATTGATGTAGGAATTAAGTTCGCCCAAAAAGAGAGACTGGGACTTCAGTATAACCAGCCTGTCAGACAACTTTTAGAAGATGTACAGCAGCATCGAGGGATGGTTAATGGTTATTTGAAAGGGGGTACTTCTTTTGAGCAACAAATTAATTTAAAACGGTCAGAAATCGAAGATGATATCAGAGCCATTGATCTGGTTGATCAACAGATCGGTAGCAAACTCCAAACTACAGAACAATGGATAACCTTAAAGGAAAAGTGGCAGACACTAAAAGGTAAAGCGCTGATTCTGAATCCTCAAGAAAGCTTTGATGCCCACACGGCATTGATTGCTGACATTCTCACGTTGATTTCACATGTCGGAGATATGTCCAATCTGATTCTCGATCCGGTGCTAGAGAGTTATTATTTGATGGATGCGGCAGTAATCAAGCTCCCCTCTATGACTGAAAATATGGCTCAAATTAGAGGGTTGGGCACCGGTGCAATTGTGCAAAAGCAGATCACCGCCGAGGAAAAAACTAAAATCACGATTCTATTAGGCTGGATAGAAGCTCCAAACAAGTCATTACGTCGGGGTTTACAAGTCTCTCTCACCAAAAATCCTAACCTCAGAAATAAACTAGAGGTTTACGCTCAAGAAAGTTTCAGTTCTACAGATGTATTTTTGGATTTAGTCGAACAAAAAATAATTCTTCCTAAAACAATCGATATTCAATTCGAGAACTATTTTGAGGAAGCGACAAAAGCGATCGATACCCAGTTTCAACTTTACGATCAAGTATCTACGGCTCTCGATGGGTTATTAGAAAAACGCATTAACGCTTTTTCTTGGAAGAAATATCGAGTTTTGGCCTTTTCATTGCTTGTCCTAGCCGCCATCCTTTATGTTTTGTGGGCTTTTACCCGCAGTCAGAACAAGCGCAGACAATCAGAGAATGCTCTGCGGGAAACTGAAGAGAAATATCGTACTATTTTTGAAAATGCCGTCGATGGAATTTTTCAGACCACCCTTGATGGGCATTATCTAAGCGCCAATCCCGCTCTCGCCCGCATCTATGGTTACGAATCACCAGAGGAATTAATTGCCAATTTAACTAATATTTCAAAACAACTTTATGTTGACCCTAACCGCCGAACCGAGTTCAAACAGTTGATTCAAAAACATGGCACTGTATCTGATTTCGAGTCTCAAATCTATGGCAAAAACGGCAAAATGAGCTGGATTTCAGAGAGTGCTCGTGCCGTCCGAGATACTCAAGGAACAATCCTCTATTACGAAGGTGCTGTTCAAGATATCACTCGTCGCAAACAAGCGGAAGAAGAACTGACACAATCCCAACAAAGACTTTCATTCCATTTAGAACACACATCCCTAGCCGTCATTGAGTGGAATGTGAATTTTGAAGTGGTGGAATGGAATCCGGCAGCACAAGCCATTTTTGGTTACAGCAAAAGCGAAGCCATCGGTCGCCCTGCGGTTGGATTAATTGTTCCCGAAAATGTCAAAGAGCAGGTAAGTCAAGTGTGGCAAGCCCTTCTCTTACAACAGGGTGGGACTCGGAGTACGAATGAAAACGTCACGAAAGACGGCAAGGTCATCACTTGTGATTGGTACAACACGGTATTACTCAACGATGACGGCAAGGTGATGGGCGTCACCTCACTGATTAATGATATTACCGAACGCGAACGGGTCAAAGCCGAACTAAGACAGGCTAAAGAAGCGGCAGAAATCGCCAACTGTGCCAAGAGTCAATTCCTCGCCAACATGAGTCATGAACTACGTACACCCCTTAATGCAATTATTGGTTACAGTGAAATGTTGCAAGAGGAAGCCGAAGATTTAGAACAAGAAGACTTTATTCCCGACTTGCAAAAGATTCATGCCGCCGGTAAGCATTTACTTGGACTGATTAACGATATTCTCGACCTCTCGAAGATTGAAGCCGGTCGGATGGAACTGTATCTGGAAACGTTCGATATCTCGGCGATGGCTGAGGATGTGGTGACGACTCTCCAACCCTTGGTCGATAAGAACAGCAATATTCTCAACATACAGTTTGGCAACAAACTCGGCTCTATGCACGCTGACCTAACGAAAGTGCGTCAGAGTTTATTTAACCTCCTGAGCAACGCCTGCAAGTTTACCCAACAGGGTACGATTACCCTGACGGTGAGTCGGGGAAGAGGCGGAGATGGGGAGAATTATTCAACTCCCATTCAAGAGGAGGAATCAATCGGTACGTCCTCCTCCTCTCTCCCCGTCATTAGCCCAGATTGGATCTCCTTCCAGGTGACGGACACGGGAATTGGCATGACTCCAGAACAAATGTCGAGGCTATTTGAGGCGTTTACTCAAGCGGATGCTTCGACGACGCGCCAGTATGGCGGCACTGGGCTGGGGTTAGCCATTACCAAGAAACTATGCCAGATGATGGGAGGAGATGTGACGGTGGAAAGCGAGGTGGGCAAGGGTTCTACCTTTACCATCCATCTTCCGGCAATCGTCCTCGACCCCAAAGCTCAGCCGACTCCATCGTTGCCCTTGAAATCGACTCCAGTGCCCCTTGGAGCCAAAACCATTCTCGTGATTGATGATGACCCAACCGTGCATGACTTGATGCATCGCTTTCTCAGTAAGGAAGGATTTCGAGTAGCCAGTGCCTTTAGTGGGGAGGAGGGGTTACTTTTAGCCCAGGAATTACAACCCGATGCCATCACGCTGGATGTGATGATGCCCAGAATGGATGGCTGGGCTGTGTTGTCGGGACTAAAGGCTAATCCTGAATTAGCACATATTCCGGTGATTATGCTCACAATCGTGGATAACAAGAATATAGGCTATGCCTTAGGTGCATCGGATTATTTAACTAAACCGATTGACCGCGATCGCTTAGGCGCTATTCTCAATAAATATCGAGGTGAGCGTCACCCCTGCCGACTCTTGCTGGTTGAAGACGATGCACCCACTCGTGAGATGATGCGCCGGATGCTGGAAAAAGAACAATGGACGGTGATGGAAGCTGAAAACGGTCAGGTTGCCTTGGAGCAAATGGCAAACCAACAACCTGAGTTAATTTTGCTGGACTTGATGATGCCTCAAATGGATGGATTTACCTTTGTTAATGTGTTGCAACAAAACGAAGCATGGCGTTCCATTCCGGTTGTGATCTTAACGGCTAAAGAAATCACAGCAGAAGACCGACAGCAGCTCAATGGTTATGTGGAAAATATTCTGCAAAAGGGAGCCTACACTCGCGAGGAGTTGCTGAGCCAAGTTCGCAAGCTGGTATCGGGTTCCGTTAGCTAA
- a CDS encoding GAF domain-containing protein, with product MPTRKPSSHVENVQSTKDLKLGADAQSQNEPSITSSESESQPSPNFLDELVNAFLEDDLSLDLEDEDEPLQPMKKKSNWLTHFQHHSQLLMAVVEPGSFTLRYANDYFWTLMGMTESGSKLKGQDLHLSDLLPDFKGTAIESLYRQHILHLIFRDIYQIKVPRSRLLDQPVIVSLKSPLYPEPRWIELAFRSEQMNISRLDAQIDELADLDLEPWRMAEGAVKSIDWEPLEAWKQRLRLDNYQLTGQLLLEGSDVTERETIRHIIGLLIDRDSILRPDKFRRINKRLRSLFRATNSLILSTENEHTRLFMSTERKELRATVHSLESLAGSHFLRAADANRVWNVPDLTQDCQTDCERSLLNQGVRSMLLIPLVVRPLKSGKGSRQLAGIVGIISDRPHNFDGVDCKYAEELMPAFTAALRQAIQQRFTNIHPSVEWRFLQEAERRSWGLAAEPIVFANVYPLYGISDIRGSSEERNRAIQSDLLEQFQQGLQVVDAVCQFHKSSLGEQLRLDLLEYIEHLKERVTVDAEVTALKFLSDRLELYLDYFAQCGADAQSAVETYRQSCNNDHKSVYVSRAHYDKTISQINALLKQTWERWQVRMQQIISHYCDVESTDGINHMIYVGESIDSKFSIYHLRSLRYEQLRAVCDCARTAFKFQTLYNTQMEVTHLVLVQDQTVDIIHDENTEKLFEVRGTRDIRYEIVKKRIDKAVDEESRTRITQPGMVTLVYSTEEEWSEYQQYLRYLAREGWVDTEIQSGTVEPLQGITGLKFARVRVVPSTEGEEPELVNPSDSVEEAVVQ from the coding sequence ATGCCTACCCGTAAGCCAAGCTCCCATGTGGAGAACGTCCAATCGACAAAGGACTTAAAGCTCGGTGCCGACGCACAAAGCCAGAACGAGCCGTCTATCACCTCTTCAGAATCAGAGTCTCAACCATCGCCTAACTTCCTTGATGAGCTGGTTAACGCTTTCCTCGAAGACGATCTCTCACTAGACTTAGAAGATGAAGATGAGCCGCTCCAGCCGATGAAGAAAAAGTCGAACTGGCTGACTCATTTTCAGCATCATAGCCAGTTGCTGATGGCTGTGGTAGAGCCTGGTAGTTTCACCCTACGTTATGCCAATGACTACTTCTGGACACTGATGGGTATGACGGAGTCTGGCTCTAAGTTAAAGGGTCAAGACCTCCATTTATCAGACTTATTACCGGATTTTAAGGGTACAGCCATTGAATCATTGTACCGACAGCACATCCTACATCTGATATTCCGAGATATTTATCAGATTAAGGTTCCCAGGTCACGGCTGCTGGATCAACCTGTAATTGTTTCCTTGAAGAGTCCTCTTTATCCAGAGCCACGTTGGATTGAGTTGGCGTTTCGCTCAGAGCAAATGAACATTTCCCGTCTGGATGCTCAAATCGATGAGTTGGCGGATTTGGATTTGGAGCCGTGGCGAATGGCGGAGGGTGCTGTTAAGTCCATCGATTGGGAACCCTTGGAAGCTTGGAAACAACGGCTGCGCTTGGACAATTACCAGCTAACCGGACAACTCCTATTGGAAGGTTCGGATGTGACGGAACGGGAAACCATTCGCCATATCATTGGGTTACTGATTGACAGGGATTCGATTCTCCGTCCTGATAAGTTTCGCCGGATTAATAAACGGTTGCGATCGCTGTTTCGGGCTACGAATAGCTTAATTCTGAGTACGGAGAATGAGCATACACGACTGTTCATGAGTACCGAGCGTAAGGAATTAAGAGCCACGGTACACTCCTTAGAATCTCTCGCTGGGTCACATTTTTTGCGAGCGGCAGATGCCAATCGCGTCTGGAATGTGCCTGACTTAACTCAAGATTGCCAAACCGATTGTGAGCGATCGCTACTCAATCAGGGGGTACGTTCTATGTTACTCATTCCCTTGGTGGTTAGACCCCTAAAATCCGGCAAAGGTTCGCGACAGTTGGCGGGAATTGTGGGAATCATTAGCGATCGCCCTCATAATTTTGATGGCGTTGATTGCAAATATGCGGAAGAATTAATGCCTGCGTTTACCGCTGCTTTGCGTCAAGCGATTCAGCAGCGCTTTACCAATATTCACCCCTCGGTGGAGTGGCGCTTTTTGCAAGAAGCCGAACGCCGGAGTTGGGGATTAGCGGCAGAACCCATTGTTTTTGCCAATGTCTATCCCTTATACGGTATCTCAGATATTCGCGGCTCCTCGGAAGAGCGCAACCGTGCGATTCAGTCTGATTTACTGGAACAATTTCAGCAGGGTTTACAGGTTGTGGACGCTGTGTGTCAGTTCCACAAGAGTTCTTTAGGCGAACAGCTACGACTGGATTTACTCGAATATATCGAACACCTCAAAGAACGAGTGACGGTTGATGCCGAAGTCACCGCGCTGAAATTTTTGAGCGATCGCCTGGAACTCTACTTAGACTATTTTGCCCAATGTGGTGCGGATGCTCAATCTGCGGTGGAAACCTACCGTCAAAGCTGCAACAACGACCATAAATCGGTCTATGTATCCCGCGCCCACTACGATAAAACCATTAGCCAGATTAACGCCCTATTGAAACAAACCTGGGAACGCTGGCAAGTCCGGATGCAACAAATTATTTCTCATTACTGTGATGTGGAGTCCACAGACGGCATCAATCACATGATTTATGTGGGGGAATCCATCGACTCCAAATTTTCCATCTATCATCTGCGGAGTCTACGCTACGAACAGCTACGCGCCGTTTGTGACTGTGCTCGAACAGCGTTCAAGTTTCAAACCCTCTACAATACCCAAATGGAAGTCACCCACTTGGTTTTAGTGCAAGACCAGACAGTGGATATTATCCATGATGAAAATACTGAAAAACTGTTTGAAGTGCGAGGAACACGGGACATCCGCTATGAAATTGTGAAAAAGCGGATTGATAAAGCGGTTGATGAAGAATCCCGAACTCGCATCACCCAACCGGGAATGGTTACTTTGGTTTATTCCACTGAAGAAGAGTGGTCAGAATATCAACAATATCTGCGTTACCTGGCTCGTGAAGGCTGGGTGGATACAGAAATCCAATCCGGTACGGTTGAACCCTTACAAGGGATAACGGGTTTAAAATTTGCCCGTGTCCGAGTTGTACCCTCCACCGAGGGGGAAGAACCGGAATTAGTGAATCCCAGTGATTCTGTGGAAGAAGCCGTGGTTCAATAA
- a CDS encoding anti-sigma regulatory factor, translating into MKTELHIPSDLKFLSIVESWLLGTLELELGDSVDWPRQSSRLRLALVEAYSNVVRHAHRNQPNLPVLIRLEVKDRDIIVEIWDHGQGFDLSTYLPPNPEDRQESGYGWLIMNRLMDRVEYRLQVNGRNCLTLEANLPKAEKSKY; encoded by the coding sequence ATGAAAACGGAGTTGCACATACCAAGCGACTTGAAGTTTTTGAGCATTGTGGAAAGCTGGCTGCTCGGCACTTTGGAATTGGAACTCGGTGACTCTGTAGATTGGCCACGTCAATCCAGTCGTTTGCGATTGGCGTTAGTAGAAGCTTACTCCAACGTCGTGCGCCACGCTCATAGAAACCAACCCAATTTACCAGTTTTGATTCGCTTGGAAGTTAAAGATCGGGATATTATCGTGGAGATTTGGGATCACGGTCAAGGGTTTGACTTATCCACTTATCTACCGCCCAATCCAGAGGATCGGCAGGAAAGTGGGTATGGTTGGTTGATTATGAATCGATTGATGGATCGAGTGGAATATCGCTTACAGGTGAATGGTCGTAACTGTTTGACCTTGGAGGCTAATTTACCCAAAGCTGAGAAATCGAAATATTAG